The following are encoded together in the Bradyrhizobium sp. CCGUVB1N3 genome:
- a CDS encoding glycosyltransferase family 2 protein, with the protein MTLIPTDLSMSRITDAVRDPNREIAASSHVLDLSVGIVVCIPCFRRPQHLRLTLESLASQRTPRSFAVVMVENDAARRESAPVAAEYLSAGKLQGVCLVEKRQGNCQAINAAFETAQALFPAATRFLMIDDDEIASPDWLELMVRTAEATGADVVGGPVLPIFDDDSKPWLARHPAFCPAYDYSGAVPQIYGCGNCLITRSVFDRLGSPAFDLRFNFLGGGDCDFFVRCRNAGMTFHWTAEAVITETVPHSRTSLGWIAKRGLRIGAINYRVQSKAARTAAARARVFATMLARLPLSLVRAARLSFRSKAVVAMHPVMVAFGSALAAFGIEQRPYEASKIVS; encoded by the coding sequence ATGACGCTGATCCCGACCGACCTGTCCATGAGCCGCATCACCGATGCCGTGCGCGACCCCAACCGGGAGATCGCCGCGAGTTCGCACGTGCTCGACCTGTCGGTCGGAATCGTCGTCTGCATTCCCTGCTTTCGCCGGCCGCAGCATCTGCGGCTGACGCTGGAGTCGCTGGCGAGCCAGCGCACCCCGCGCTCCTTCGCGGTGGTCATGGTGGAGAACGACGCCGCGCGGCGCGAGAGCGCGCCGGTCGCCGCCGAGTACCTCTCTGCCGGAAAACTTCAGGGCGTCTGCCTGGTCGAGAAGCGGCAGGGCAATTGTCAGGCGATCAACGCTGCGTTCGAGACCGCCCAGGCGTTGTTTCCCGCAGCTACCCGTTTCCTGATGATCGACGACGACGAGATCGCCTCGCCCGACTGGCTCGAGCTGATGGTGCGTACCGCGGAAGCGACCGGCGCGGACGTGGTCGGCGGTCCGGTGCTGCCGATTTTCGACGACGACAGCAAACCCTGGCTCGCGCGCCATCCTGCCTTCTGTCCGGCCTATGATTACAGCGGCGCCGTGCCGCAGATCTATGGCTGCGGCAACTGCCTGATCACGCGTTCGGTATTCGACCGGCTCGGCAGTCCGGCCTTCGATCTCCGGTTCAATTTCCTCGGCGGCGGCGATTGCGATTTCTTCGTGCGATGCCGGAACGCCGGCATGACGTTCCACTGGACCGCGGAAGCCGTGATCACCGAGACGGTGCCGCATAGCCGCACGAGCCTGGGGTGGATCGCAAAACGTGGCCTGCGCATCGGAGCGATCAACTATCGGGTGCAGTCGAAGGCGGCAAGGACTGCGGCGGCGCGCGCGCGCGTCTTCGCAACGATGCTGGCAAGATTGCCGCTGTCGCTGGTCCGCGCGGCGCGTTTGTCGTTCAGGAGCAAAGCCGTCGTCGCGATGCATCCCGTGATGGTCGCGTTCGGCAGCGCGCTCGCCGCCTTCGGCATCGAGCAGCGGCCATATGAGGCCTCGAAGATCGTCTCCTGA
- a CDS encoding WecB/TagA/CpsF family glycosyltransferase — protein sequence MLERRVNLVGRAATAEVPRTTVGGLRMAALDLEATADFMIEATDPRHRIGRPLYLTSANGEVLARCSTEPQTERLFRAADLINADGQPLVAASKLQSWFPLPERVATTDLFHVVARKAEAAGRTFYMLGASEAENAAAVARVQKMYPNLKIVGHSHGYLRGDALRAKVNEINALAPDYLWVALGVPFEQAFVEEYTPHLANVGVIKTAGGLFNFLSGSRSRAPRWMQTIGLEWAWRTLLEPRRLLWRYLTTNPRALYLLFSRKRPFNR from the coding sequence ATGCTTGAGCGCCGCGTCAATCTGGTCGGACGTGCCGCGACTGCCGAGGTCCCACGGACCACCGTCGGTGGTCTTCGCATGGCAGCGCTCGACCTGGAAGCGACCGCCGACTTCATGATCGAGGCGACCGACCCACGTCATCGCATCGGCCGGCCGCTTTATCTGACCTCCGCCAATGGTGAAGTGCTGGCGCGCTGCTCGACCGAGCCGCAAACCGAGCGTCTGTTCCGCGCTGCCGACCTGATCAATGCCGACGGCCAGCCGCTGGTCGCGGCCTCCAAGCTGCAATCATGGTTCCCGCTGCCGGAACGTGTCGCGACCACCGACCTCTTCCATGTCGTTGCCCGCAAGGCCGAAGCCGCCGGCCGGACGTTCTACATGCTCGGCGCCAGCGAAGCCGAGAACGCTGCTGCCGTGGCCCGGGTTCAGAAGATGTACCCGAACCTGAAGATCGTCGGACACAGCCATGGCTATCTGCGCGGCGACGCGTTGCGGGCCAAGGTCAACGAGATCAACGCGCTCGCGCCCGATTATCTCTGGGTCGCGCTCGGCGTGCCCTTCGAGCAGGCCTTCGTCGAGGAGTACACGCCACATCTCGCCAATGTCGGCGTCATCAAGACCGCCGGCGGCCTGTTCAATTTCCTGTCCGGCAGCCGGAGCCGCGCGCCGAGATGGATGCAGACGATCGGGCTGGAATGGGCCTGGCGCACCCTGCTCGAGCCGCGGCGCCTGTTGTGGCGCTATCTGACCACCAATCCCCGCGCGCTCTATCTCTTGTTCAGCCGCAAGCGGCCGTTCAATCGCTAG
- a CDS encoding bifunctional 2-polyprenyl-6-hydroxyphenol methylase/3-demethylubiquinol 3-O-methyltransferase UbiG yields the protein MNKQATIDFATATRIDANAITPPAHTQALLDLVSGEARDSLLAVHDVLRRELPPGELAIYEAGGGSSSFLPLEILNRSHVTVVDIDEDQIRNNDYAQEAILGDVQTYRFKPESVDLVICYNVIEHLPDVEAALKNFCEALRRGGMILIGAPNPRSLSGVVTKYSPHWFHVWFYRQVRGIKNAGEPGEPPFPTFFHPLVTLSNLEAFAAAHGLETIYRREVESPRYPEMRKRKPLFAALVDAGAAALNFMLPRGTDMRRGDYHVILRKR from the coding sequence ATGAATAAACAAGCCACGATCGATTTCGCGACTGCGACCCGCATTGATGCGAACGCCATCACTCCGCCGGCACACACCCAGGCACTGCTTGACCTCGTCTCGGGCGAAGCGCGCGACAGCCTGCTCGCCGTTCACGACGTCCTGCGGCGCGAGCTGCCGCCGGGCGAGCTCGCAATCTACGAGGCCGGCGGCGGCTCCAGCAGCTTCCTGCCGCTGGAAATCCTCAACCGCAGCCACGTCACCGTCGTCGACATCGACGAAGACCAGATCCGCAACAACGACTACGCCCAGGAAGCGATCCTCGGCGACGTCCAGACCTACCGCTTCAAGCCGGAGAGTGTCGATCTCGTCATCTGCTACAACGTGATCGAGCATCTGCCCGACGTCGAGGCCGCGCTGAAGAATTTCTGCGAGGCGTTGAGGCGCGGTGGAATGATCCTGATCGGCGCGCCCAATCCGCGCTCGCTGTCCGGCGTCGTCACCAAATATTCGCCGCACTGGTTCCACGTCTGGTTCTACCGCCAGGTCCGCGGCATCAAGAACGCCGGCGAGCCGGGCGAGCCGCCGTTCCCGACCTTCTTCCATCCGCTGGTGACGCTTTCAAATCTCGAGGCGTTTGCCGCCGCGCACGGCCTCGAAACGATCTACCGCCGCGAGGTCGAGAGCCCGCGCTATCCCGAGATGCGCAAGCGCAAGCCGCTGTTCGCCGCTCTCGTCGATGCCGGCGCCGCGGCGCTGAATTTCATGCTGCCGCGCGGCACCGACATGCGACGGGGCGACTACCACGTCATCCTGCGGAAACGCTGA
- a CDS encoding O-antigen ligase, with protein MDRSAADMTGVGARPLGQALGGLLTGLNALQALRCLVMIAALLLVLVTLGPFPDLRDAGLASAASGRLALYYISFASLAAVALLLAISGDAPSLRTLLTPLHLCFAGWMLINVAFSENRDLSLQRLVLTASATTLAVLLPLLPPTPRSFNQCLGGAALVLLALCYLGVLLAPQLAMHTAADFAEPHLAGDWRGSFGHKNVASPVMSILVYLGIYLAGVGSLVMGPVIGVLAGIFLIFTGGKTSSALCLVIYLLASMVYVTRSLWLKRVICFAPLIVMNLLTIGSVASPTLAAVTRQLPVDPTFTGRSDIWEFALTAVAEKPILGHGYAAFWDDVSQRETAKGAEWAVTAAHSHNSYLDLAVTIGLPGLLLCIFIFVIAPLRNFQVVQDESRSRPLAKLFLTIWLFGLYYGTTETFLFDRINPTWFMFALAVAGLHFLARFQCVDRPES; from the coding sequence ATGGATCGCAGTGCCGCTGACATGACTGGCGTGGGGGCCCGGCCGCTCGGTCAGGCTTTGGGGGGCCTGCTCACTGGGCTGAACGCGCTTCAGGCCCTGCGCTGCCTGGTCATGATCGCAGCGCTGCTCCTGGTCCTTGTGACCCTGGGGCCGTTCCCGGACCTGCGCGATGCTGGCCTTGCCAGTGCGGCCTCGGGACGGCTGGCGCTGTACTATATCTCCTTTGCCTCGCTGGCCGCGGTGGCGCTGTTGCTCGCGATTTCCGGCGATGCGCCGTCGCTTCGCACATTGCTGACGCCGCTCCATCTCTGCTTTGCAGGCTGGATGCTGATCAACGTCGCGTTCTCCGAGAACCGCGATCTGTCGCTGCAGCGGCTGGTGCTGACGGCGAGCGCGACCACGCTCGCCGTCCTGCTCCCGCTGCTGCCGCCGACGCCGAGGAGCTTCAACCAGTGCCTCGGCGGGGCGGCCCTCGTGCTGCTCGCCCTGTGCTATCTCGGCGTTCTGCTGGCGCCGCAGCTCGCGATGCATACGGCCGCCGACTTCGCGGAGCCGCATCTTGCCGGCGACTGGCGCGGAAGTTTCGGGCACAAGAACGTCGCATCGCCCGTGATGTCCATTTTGGTCTATCTCGGCATCTATCTTGCCGGGGTGGGGTCGCTCGTCATGGGGCCAGTGATCGGCGTTCTTGCCGGCATCTTCCTGATCTTCACCGGCGGCAAAACCTCGTCGGCCCTCTGCCTCGTCATCTATCTCCTGGCATCGATGGTCTATGTCACCCGCAGCCTCTGGCTGAAGCGGGTGATCTGCTTTGCGCCGCTCATCGTGATGAATCTGCTGACGATCGGCAGCGTCGCGAGCCCCACGCTTGCGGCTGTCACCAGGCAGCTTCCGGTCGATCCGACCTTTACCGGCCGCAGCGACATCTGGGAGTTCGCGCTGACGGCGGTGGCGGAAAAGCCCATCCTGGGCCATGGCTACGCGGCATTCTGGGACGATGTCAGCCAGCGCGAGACCGCCAAGGGTGCCGAGTGGGCCGTGACCGCTGCGCACAGTCATAATAGTTACCTCGATCTCGCGGTCACCATCGGCTTGCCCGGCCTTCTGCTCTGCATCTTCATCTTTGTCATCGCACCGCTCAGGAATTTTCAGGTGGTGCAGGACGAGAGCCGCAGCCGTCCCCTGGCAAAACTGTTCCTCACGATCTGGCTGTTCGGTCTGTACTATGGGACGACTGAAACCTTCCTGTTCGATCGCATCAATCCGACCTGGTTCATGTTTGCGCTCGCGGTGGCCGGCCTGCATTTTCTCGCCAGGTTCCAATGCGTGGACAGGCCGGAGTCCTGA
- a CDS encoding exopolysaccharide transport family protein, translating to MLDYDQPIERSKREVRQPAPSAGFNVLELVHLLWQRKAAIAAAGLIGASLAVAVGKSLTPRYTATAQLYVDPRELQLVDRELTPRAQDVSGMSMVVESQARLITSNSVLLQVIQQANLGKDPEFGGGDGRSLMSSLLGLIGLQGRAPSAADNREVQLGALEALNRRITIRKTEKSFIVDVEVWSTDPAKAAMLANTLTNVYLAESRNSQALAARRATNDLSGRLKELRERLRTAETTLATYKAQNNFVGTQDTLISDQQLSASNQRLAAARAATLDAQARYDQIEASRRTATDAGAIPEALQSPTIANLRAQYADARKKYAEQTAELGPRHPALRQTEKQVEDLKRTINEEIDRFAQAAKNDLTRARDYEASLNRALETQKRQSVQLSQAAVRLRELEREAEASRDVYQSFLKRSRETEEQESLNTSAARVIGEATVPQRRSFPPAMSLFAMIGFLFGSLAAAGWFVAVRQLSAGAMEPEPSRRERTATPEAPKASVDDAAAPQAPPLTLVEKPLIARLQEADVMRTLGAILAVDNTVDLTRLGWPTLRPGFPLTTLINAMRDMRAAATRHAAGKAMPVIAIVGAGATDGRSIAALNFALAAARDGTRLLMIDTDHQAHQLSSKINRPGRSEPGRFGWLSIGNKASREIKTANGISVLPVTDGDAGKATEAIRKAVTQARSAGGTDLVILDGPAMPLTAADRKLLDAADALVAVLPTHLDINEAMEDILTALGGAERKLVGVILNELNPATQSRQRGKQYA from the coding sequence ATGCTTGACTATGACCAGCCGATAGAGCGATCGAAGCGAGAGGTCAGGCAGCCCGCGCCGTCGGCCGGCTTCAACGTGCTCGAGCTCGTCCATCTGCTCTGGCAGCGCAAGGCCGCGATCGCGGCCGCCGGCCTGATCGGCGCGAGCCTTGCGGTCGCCGTCGGCAAGAGCCTGACGCCGCGCTACACCGCAACCGCTCAGCTCTATGTCGATCCGCGCGAGCTGCAACTCGTCGATCGCGAGCTGACGCCGCGCGCGCAAGACGTTTCCGGCATGTCCATGGTGGTGGAGAGCCAGGCGCGCCTGATCACCTCCAACAGCGTCCTCCTCCAAGTCATCCAGCAGGCCAATCTCGGGAAGGATCCCGAGTTCGGCGGCGGCGACGGCAGGAGCCTGATGTCGTCGCTGCTTGGCCTGATCGGTCTCCAGGGCCGCGCTCCCTCGGCTGCCGACAACAGGGAAGTTCAGCTTGGCGCCCTGGAAGCGCTGAACCGGCGCATCACGATTCGCAAGACCGAGAAGAGCTTCATCGTCGACGTCGAGGTCTGGTCGACCGATCCGGCGAAGGCGGCGATGCTCGCCAACACGCTGACCAACGTCTATCTCGCCGAGTCACGCAACTCGCAGGCTTTGGCGGCGCGGCGCGCCACCAACGACCTGTCCGGCCGGCTGAAGGAACTGCGCGAGCGGCTGCGTACGGCCGAGACCACGCTTGCGACCTACAAGGCGCAGAACAATTTCGTCGGCACTCAGGACACGCTGATCAGCGACCAGCAGCTTTCGGCCAGCAACCAGCGGCTTGCCGCGGCACGCGCCGCGACGCTGGACGCGCAGGCGCGCTACGACCAGATCGAGGCGAGCCGGCGCACCGCGACCGATGCCGGCGCCATTCCGGAAGCCCTGCAATCTCCAACCATCGCGAATTTGCGCGCGCAATATGCCGATGCGCGCAAGAAATACGCGGAGCAGACCGCCGAGCTCGGGCCGCGGCATCCGGCGTTGCGCCAGACCGAGAAGCAGGTCGAGGATCTCAAGCGCACCATCAACGAGGAGATTGACCGCTTCGCCCAGGCCGCCAAGAACGACCTGACGCGCGCTCGGGATTATGAGGCATCGCTCAACCGCGCGCTGGAGACGCAGAAGCGCCAGAGCGTGCAGCTCAGCCAGGCCGCGGTGCGCCTGCGCGAGCTCGAGCGCGAGGCGGAGGCCAGCCGCGACGTCTATCAATCCTTCCTGAAGCGCTCGCGCGAGACGGAGGAGCAGGAAAGCCTGAACACGTCGGCGGCGCGCGTGATCGGCGAGGCCACCGTGCCGCAGCGGCGCTCGTTCCCGCCGGCGATGAGCCTGTTCGCCATGATCGGCTTCTTGTTCGGTTCACTCGCCGCCGCCGGCTGGTTCGTCGCCGTCAGGCAATTGTCCGCCGGCGCAATGGAGCCGGAGCCGTCGCGCCGCGAGCGCACGGCCACCCCGGAGGCTCCCAAGGCATCGGTCGACGATGCCGCGGCGCCACAGGCGCCGCCGCTGACGCTGGTCGAAAAGCCGCTGATCGCACGCCTCCAGGAGGCCGACGTCATGCGTACGCTCGGCGCCATCCTCGCCGTCGACAATACAGTCGACCTCACCCGGCTGGGCTGGCCGACGCTCCGTCCCGGATTCCCGCTGACGACGCTGATCAACGCGATGCGCGATATGCGCGCCGCGGCGACGCGGCATGCGGCAGGCAAAGCCATGCCGGTGATTGCGATCGTCGGCGCCGGTGCCACGGACGGCCGCAGCATCGCCGCGTTGAACTTCGCGCTCGCCGCCGCGCGCGACGGCACGCGCTTGCTGATGATCGACACCGACCACCAGGCCCACCAGCTCTCCAGCAAGATCAACCGCCCCGGCAGGAGCGAGCCGGGCCGCTTCGGCTGGCTCTCGATCGGCAACAAGGCCTCTCGCGAGATCAAGACCGCGAACGGCATTTCGGTGCTGCCCGTCACCGACGGCGATGCCGGCAAGGCCACCGAGGCCATCCGCAAGGCGGTGACGCAGGCGCGTTCCGCGGGCGGCACCGATCTCGTGATTCTCGACGGCCCGGCGATGCCGCTCACCGCCGCCGACCGCAAGCTGCTGGACGCAGCCGACGCGCTGGTGGCCGTGCTGCCCACCCACCTCGACATCAACGAAGCCATGGAAGACATCCTCACCGCGCTCGGCGGTGCCGAGCGCAAGCTCGTCGGCGTCATCCTCAACGAGCTCAATCCCGCGACCCAATCGCGCCAGCGAGGCAAACAATATGCTTGA
- a CDS encoding glycosyltransferase: MTTAGAILDPPLGEPSSAEERAHRTARSASFVSIIIPAKNAAAYIRETIDSALAQGADVGEVIVIDDGSSDETVAIVRSIGDSRLHLIANELTGVSAARNLGARKARGEWLLFLDADDRLRSGAVAMLVAATKATPAAVLVYGDYDLIDSDGRPIGRRGLLQGRKKPSGDVLARLARGNFIVNGGIMLVRTDAFLTAGGFDERLSLCEDWHCWCRLAAIGEFRFVPALLLDYRLHTANTMNAAVRSPRDFFPAVERVFADELILGRLAPESRPALRQAAEIHLITYAATQAVRFGRYGDALSYMRMVGQRSLTALPRSLAKLVLASFGI, translated from the coding sequence TTGACCACTGCCGGCGCCATCCTTGATCCCCCGCTGGGCGAGCCGTCGTCCGCCGAGGAGCGCGCTCATCGGACTGCGCGTTCGGCCAGCTTCGTCTCCATCATCATTCCCGCCAAGAACGCTGCCGCCTATATCCGCGAGACCATCGACAGCGCGCTCGCGCAAGGCGCAGATGTCGGAGAAGTCATCGTCATCGACGACGGCTCGAGCGACGAAACCGTGGCGATCGTCCGGTCCATCGGCGACAGCCGGCTGCACCTGATCGCGAACGAGCTCACGGGCGTCTCGGCGGCGCGAAATCTCGGCGCGCGCAAGGCGCGCGGAGAATGGCTGCTGTTCCTCGACGCCGATGATCGTCTGCGCTCCGGCGCGGTGGCCATGCTGGTCGCGGCTACGAAGGCCACGCCCGCCGCCGTTCTCGTCTATGGCGACTACGATCTGATCGACAGTGACGGACGGCCCATCGGCCGCCGTGGCCTCCTGCAAGGACGCAAGAAGCCGTCTGGCGATGTGCTCGCGCGACTCGCGCGCGGCAACTTCATCGTCAATGGCGGCATCATGCTCGTGCGCACTGACGCGTTCCTGACGGCCGGCGGTTTCGACGAGCGACTGAGCTTGTGCGAAGACTGGCATTGCTGGTGCCGCCTGGCCGCGATCGGCGAATTCCGGTTCGTGCCCGCGCTGCTCCTCGACTATCGCCTCCACACCGCGAACACGATGAATGCAGCCGTGCGCTCGCCGCGCGACTTCTTTCCGGCGGTGGAGCGCGTCTTTGCCGACGAGCTGATCCTCGGCAGGCTTGCGCCGGAGAGCCGGCCCGCCCTGCGGCAGGCCGCCGAGATCCATCTCATCACGTATGCGGCAACCCAGGCAGTCCGCTTCGGCCGCTATGGCGACGCGCTGAGCTATATGCGCATGGTCGGGCAGCGGTCGCTCACGGCACTGCCGCGATCCCTCGCGAAGCTCGTTCTCGCCAGCTTCGGTATCTAA